Below is a window of Drosophila subpulchrella strain 33 F10 #4 breed RU33 unplaced genomic scaffold, RU_Dsub_v1.1 Primary Assembly Seq42, whole genome shotgun sequence DNA.
ACGATACCCTAAGGATACCCGAAGGACACCCCAACAATACCTCTAAGTGTgcccaaaggacacccgaaggacACCCTTGGGATAGCCCAACGATACCCTAAGGATACCCGAAGGACACCCCAACAATACCTCTAAGTgtacccaaaggacacccgaaggataccctagGGATAGCCCAACGATACCCCAAGGATAGCCGAAGGACACCCCAACAATACCTCTAAGTgtacccaaaggacacccgaaggataccctagGGATAGCCCAACGataccccaaggatacccaaggataccccaatAGTACTCAAAAGACACCTCAAGGATACCCCAATAATGCCCCAAGGATACCAACCAGGAGCGCCCCGAAGCAAGGTGTAGGCCCAAGGACAACTTCCAAGGATACTCACCAAGGGTGATCAAGGTAGGGTCTCAAGCAAGTTGGTTACGGAACCGGGAGGTACAACGAACCGCAGCATGCAGAGTGCCACGGTGATCTGAGGGAGTACAACTTGTGGTTTACGAAGAAAGAGGGAAGACGGTACAGCaaagagagctgtaccgtaagAGAGCGAGCGCCCCAAAGAAAGGACATAACGGTATCGGGCAAAAGGAAGGCGCGCCACCGAAGTTCCATGTATGGGGAGCCTGGCGACGGTCGAGCACTACAATTCAGAACACCAAGATGAGCACACGCGTCACCAGAGCCGAAGCACGCAGGAGGATGGCGGCCTTCCAGGAACCTCgcccggggcaaggatggtcgGAGACCCGGCCTACCCGAGCTCCGCGGCGGGCCCTGGAGCGGACCCGCGACGAGGACTCCGCACCAGAACCCGCGGTGAGCTCCGACAGCGACGTGGAGGTGGTCGGCGGCGGGCGGTCGGATACCGCGCGGGACGACGGACGTCGGAGAAGCGGAACTCCCGAGGGGCCACGCAGAGGCTGTCTGCGGACCACCGAGGAAACTCGGAAGAGGTTCCGGGACCGTGAGCCGACGGACGAGGAGCAGCAGCGGACGACGGAGGAGGAGGCGCGGTGGCAGGTCAGGCTGCGCCAGGACCACGAAGCAGCGGCGGCGCGATGGCATGCCATCGGCGGAGGAGGAAGAGCGACGATTGTGGGAGGAACCGGTGGAGGACTCGTGGGAGGTTCCACTCACCCCCAGGTACGCGGCTGCGGAGCCCAGTCCGGGACGGAAGAGCGAGGATGGGGACGAGCCCTGCGCGCCATCTCCTCCACGGTGGCTGCCGGAGGTGCCACCCATTCCCCGCTACGAGGGGGTGTGGTTGGCAAAGGAGGTCCGAGATAGCGACGGAGGAGCCCCGTTGGCCACGTCGCCGTTGAGGCCGGCCCGGCCACCCACGCCGCGATACGTCAAGCCAGAGCGACCGAACGCGCAACCGCAACCACAACCGCACGTGGATGCAGCCATCCAGGCACAGGCGGAGAAGCAGACGGTGGTGCGGACGGAGGTGCCGGCAGCACACGTAAGCCACAGCACGCGGGCATTCGTGGCCGAGGGCGTGCGGTGGCAGCAGCAGACGGTAGTGTGGACGTGGCCAGAGGGGCCCGCGACGGTACCGACGAGGTAGGAGCTCAGGATATGGGAAGAGGGGGTCCCCAAGGTGAGTATTCGGGATCCCCGGACGAGAGGCCGGCAGGATGCGTGGGTCCCGCCGACACCGAGCGCGGGCCCGCCAACACCGGCGACGACGGTTCCGAAGGGGGAGGCGGAATCGCTGGAAAAAGGACACTAGGTGTGGCCCGAGCCACCGCAAAGACGCCCGCTGCAGCGGCAGAATTCGACGCCCGGAGCGAGGCGCTCGCGGCCGCAGTTCACGCGGCAAATATCGGCCCCGGAGGAAGGCGGTTGGCGCGAGATCGCTAGGAGCGACTGACCGGTGGGGATCGAGGAGGCCCCCTCCGTCGCGACGGCACGGCGGAGGGGCGGCAGGCGTTGCGTTTTGGTCACCGAAGGCGGACGGAGGTACCGGGTGAGGCTCGGATTCGCGGGCATCCGGGTGTTCgcacaataaaataaacagtcaggaaaaaacacaaaaattgaTTTCCCAAGTAAAAAAGGGGCACGGGGTCAAAGGGTTGAATAGGGATGTGACTGAGAAAAATGGGTCATGCATGGCCGGCACCAGCAACCTGAAATTCGAAGGGGCTTAATGCAGGAAGCAAAAACGAACAGCATAATACTTACCTGCTGTCCCGGTTGCGAAGCAAGtgcgaagtcctctccgcaTCCTCTCTCGAAAGTTGCCAATATGCAGCCAGCAGAGGACGAGTGAAGGGCGAGAGAGGACGAAAAGAGAGAAAAAGGATGAGATGGAAAGGAGTGAAAGAAATGCAAAAACTTACCTatgaaagttgcaaaatcaccacgagccagggaagggggcgcctcgataggcgatcgattgccactagacgatagtgcgatcgatgggtacacgaaaatggaaatatcggcgaaaggtggaaatatcgcaacgagcaggtggcaacgacgcaccgtcggtatcgatagtcgaataaacatcgatcacgcacggatggtgtgaccaggcggaggaaccaataaaaggagtaggacgcagcaatgagcagcgagctgggacTGATAACCCATgggtatcgatgtcccagtggagtcatggaaaatatcggcgcgggagattcaagttgctgcgaggaggatgaccagcgctgtagaaactcaatggagttaagagcgtcgagggagcagcgagggagcaacgaggagAGCCGCGGGAATCGGAAGGagcatcacaaggactcgaaggctagcaTATGCAAGGAAGCGCCCGAGAGTAGGACCgagttttttaaatgtttcccgaagtaaggggggaatgtgaggagttgaataactccccacaagtctaagcagcagcagcagcagatggctggccgcttaccagatacgcggcgaattcgcgtagtgacggcgcggcgaggagagagtttggagaccaaggagtgtagaacgagagagtttggagaccaaggatagagaacgagagagtttggagaccaaggatggagatcaggagagtttggagaccaaggagcggaaaATGAGAGAATgcagacttggcgggcagagcaagagcgccgtgtgcaaaagggtggaacggaactccaccggactttggactctgccgtgaactttggaccgggagaagaagtgccacatctcggcagtggagcggcacacaggcgtgccacaagcatcacgtgAATCAGCGGGgcggcagcagtgggcagagcttcggttggaagcggtacgtgaaggacaagtgggtcaaccaggaggcacggactttggacccggagtggagagatccagcgggccgtgcgcgaaagagaaataacggttcccggaggccctatataaggccgcaaagcgctggcagctggaggCTTGTCTGGGTGATGATCAGGGCGTGATCGCTGTGAGTGTATATGTCTGACACCCTCCTTACGCAGTTACGTGCCAGTTCAGGGCTAGCGAAGGTCAAGTCGATAATTGACTCCCGACCTGACCTGCTGAAGGTTGGTCTATTACGAAGCCACTGCCTCGAGGAGGATGGTTCCCCGCTGTGTCGTACTAGCGCTGCCCCATGTTGTGGACCATGCGTTGAAGTCACCTGCGTATGAGACCTACCGCGTGCGTCGTCAGCGATCTCCTGCATTATTTCTCGGAACTTGCTGATGAGTACGCTCGGGGCTGTGTAGCAGCTGTAGATTTTTATACCTTTGGTCTTCGCTCTGGTGTATCCCGTCCCGGAAGCAGCCCCATATCGCAGCTCTGCCGTCCGAGCTATGTTGCCATACGCCGTCATGCTTGTCCTTGTAGGGCTCGCTGAATATTGCCACCTCAGCCTGCTGCTCGATGACCGCCTGTGCTAGCAGGTCCTGCGCCGCTCTGCAGTGGTTTAGGTTAAGCTGTAGGACCTAAACCATTCCGTTTATCGTTCATGGCTTTCCGGTACTCAGGGCACATCCTGCTGAGGGTCGATTGTTCGGCCTCTCCTCCAGACTTCCCGCTTTTTGTGCAGATGATGAATTTCTGTTTGCCCTGGGTACAATACTTGTAACCATCCTTGCCATATCTAAAGCAGAATTCCTACGTGCTTTTGGCTGTTGCCTCTGATGTTGGGCATCTGGCAGACCTGTGGCCTATTCCCATGCACTTTTAGCATCGCCTAGGCTCCATTTTCTGTCTTATGCGGCAGACGACCCACCCAACCCTTTATCGCTTATCGTTCATGGCTTTCCGGTACTCAGGGCACATCCTGCTGAGGGTCGAGTGTTCGGTCTCTCCTCCAGACATCCCGCTTCTTGTGCACACGATGAATTTCGGTTTGCCCTGGGTACAAGTTCTATACTTGTGACCATCCTTGCCACATCGAAAGCACGATTCCTGCGTGCTTTTGGCTGTTGCCTCTGTTGCTGGGCATCTGGCAGACATGTGGCCTATTCCCATGCACTTGTAGCACCGCCTGGGCTCCATTTTCTGTCTTATGCGGCACCCTACCCTGATTTTCCCCTTGTCGAGGATCCGCTACGCATGCTCAGGTCTGAGGTGGACCGTCGCCGTTTGGGTTCCGCCATAAGCATTTCGCATCCTATGTGCATCGCCCGCCGAGATGTCGCATTCCTCCTCAGCGTAAACTGCCTGTAGTACCTCCTCGCAGGTGGTCATTTCGTCTAGGTCGCGGATTTCCACTTGCACCGAGTCCTTCAGTATAGGCACTTCGGCTTTGCCGCTGAAGACGGACTTGATGGCAGTATGTAGTTTCTGCGTGGCTGGGTCTGAGGGTTTCTGAATCTTAAGTAGCAGACTCCCATTGGCTGTCCTGCGTATGCCTTGCACACCATCCTTAAGTCCCTGAAGGGTAGGCTCGGTTTTGACCAGCTTGAGCATATCTGCGTGCGATCCTTCGGTGCATTTGATGAGGATAGCGTCAGAGCGCTGGTTCCTGCGCTTCGTGGTGCGGCTCGCGTGATCTTCGCTTTTACCAATACTCGCTGCAGTCTCGTGGGGCTTCTTGGTATTGCGTCTTACCTGCTGCCATGGCGGTTTTCTCGGCGGGACCCTGCCTGGGTTCCCCGCACCAGTATGCGTCCTCTCTATACTGGTGCCTTCTTGCTGGCGGTCGGGCCCCTGGCGCGGGATTCGTCCAGCGTCGCACTGATCTCGCTTTCCAGCTTCTTTATTGAAGTGAGTCCATCGTGGCCTGTGTGACATGGCGGACGacgttcttgttgttgctctttGTATCCGTGAATTTCACGATCATTTCGTCGAGCATCTTGCCCAGTTCATCGGTAAGAGCTGCTTCTGTACCCGCTGCTTCTTATGGGCTCCATCGATC
It encodes the following:
- the LOC119562307 gene encoding uncharacterized PE-PGRS family protein PE_PGRS54-like; translation: MSTRVTRAEARRRMAAFQEPRPGQGWSETRPTRAPRRALERTRDEDSAPEPAVSSDSDVEVVGGGRSDTARDDGRRRSGTPEGPRRGCLRTTEETRKRFRDREPTDEEQQRTTEEEARWQVRLRQDHEAAAARWHAIGGGGRATIVGGTGGGLVGGSTHPQVRGCGAQSGTEERGWGRALRAISSTVAAGGTGGEADGGADGGAGSTRKPQHAGIRGRGRAVAAADGSVDVARGARDGTDEVGAQDMGRGGPQGEYSGSPDERPAGCVGPADTERGPANTGDDGSEGGGGIAGKRTLGVARATAKTPAAAAEFDARSEALAAAVHAANIGPGGRRLARDR